In the genome of Ptychodera flava strain L36383 chromosome 13, AS_Pfla_20210202, whole genome shotgun sequence, one region contains:
- the LOC139148776 gene encoding acid-sensing ion channel 2-like has product MLKYCGCIDTSEMDGPRCQILNKTQDMCKQIMYYFHQEDLLPCVCPQSCREIYYEERMSMSLWPSNIYLKNLLRTIHSLNNKTLNINDKYSTRENLVSLAVYFEELNYDRMEELPSYELFQLVSDIGGALGLFIGLSLLTVFEFFEFLYTLVKTMRNS; this is encoded by the exons atgttaaaatactgcGGATGCATAGACACATCTGAGATGGATGGTCCACGATGTCAAATTCTCAACAAAACACAAG ATATGTGTAAACAGATAATGTACTACTTCCACCAGGAGGATCTACTTCCATGTGTATGTCCACAGTCTTGCAG GGAAATATATTATGAAGAACGCATGTCGATGTCACTTTGGCCGTCCAATATTTATCTT AAGAACTTGCTTCGTACCATCCATTCACTAAACAACAAGACACTGAATATCAATGACAAGTACAGTACGAG aGAAAATCTGGTTAGTCTAGCGGTATATTTTGAGGAACTGAATTATGATAGAATGGAAGAATTACCTTCCTATGAG CTGTTCCAACTTGTCAGCGATATTGGTGGCGCTCTTGGGCTTTTCATCGGGCTGTCGCTCCTAACGGTGTTTGAATTCTTCGAGTTTCTTTACACTCTTGTAAAAACAATGAGAAACAGCTAA
- the LOC139148597 gene encoding uncharacterized protein: MDKSDEPDYCNYDAIPDSGDETSQMLFPSDDSDVLTMPSDEEGDLFSFSLLHDDAMSVASPSNEDLTTEAENQTLKYNCEGFRCFDGQCVELYSDCDTIVHCEDSSDEDDCIPSEASPEDVFSRNWREPFLTITEDMNKYDYFKNSYYKDRGFDRVKGENPPDWNGFLTFSSTPDYSDLEKVLKLQAEDIETLGHQADDLILMCTFNQEKCTPRYFLNAWIASRTLTYTDRVFCPIV; encoded by the exons ATGGACAAGTCAGATGAGCCGGATTATTGTAATTACGACGCAA TTCCTGATAGTGGTGATGAAACAAGTCAGATGTTATTTCCGAGTGACGATAGTGATGTCCTAACCATGCCGAGTGACGAAGAAGGTGACCTATTCAGCTTCTCTCTTTTACATGACGACGCTATGTCTGTTGCATCTCCCTCGAACGAAGACCTCACAACAGAAGCAG aaaatcaaacattgaaaTACAACTGTGAGGGTTTTCGGTGCTTCGATGGCCAGTGCGTCGAATTGTACTCAGACTGCGATACAATAGTGCACTGTGAAGATTCAAGTGATGAAGACGACTGTATACCATCAG AGGCTTCACCCGAAGATGTATTTTCTAGAAATTGGAGAGAGCCGTTCCTCACCATAACGGAGGATATGAATaaatatgattatttcaaaaatagttattacaAAGATCGCGGGTTCGATCGAGTCAAAGGAGAGAATCCGCCCGATTGGAACGGCTTTCTTACATTCAGTTCAACCCCAGACTACAGCGACCTTGAGAAAGTTCTTAAGTTACAGGCGGAAGACATAGAGACATTAGGTCACCAAGCAGACGATTTAATTTTAATGTGCACCTTCAATCAAGAGAAATGCACTCCCAGGTACTTCCTGAATGCTTGGATAGCTTCCCGTACCCTGACTTACACGGACAGAGTATTTTGTCCAATTGTATGA